In Thioalkalivibrio paradoxus ARh 1, the following are encoded in one genomic region:
- the recC gene encoding exodeoxyribonuclease V subunit gamma has translation MADAGSLVPGFMVVHGNRMHDLRALAVEWLRRYPLSPLENEVILVQSNGIAQWLKLALARDPGQDDGGCGIAAALDVQLPARFLWSAYRAVLGADALPDESPLAKSPLAWRLMRLLPECLEAPQFASLARFLGDDPDLRKRWQLAGRLADLFDQYQVYRADWLDDWAERRDVLRDAHGAPRPLPDGQCWQAALWRAVLDDLEPGQREQSRAAVHRRFMARIPGLDQRPPGLPRRVIVFGISSLPAQALEALEALGRLCQVLLCVHNPCEHYWADIVADRDLLRAQRQRQARKPGMPEDLGDADLHQHAHPLLAAWGKQGRDYIRLLDLHDDPQRYGHLLEALRWQRIDLFESHGGTTLLNQLQDDIRELRPLHETRAHWPAVNPALDQSLRFHVAHSPQREVEVLHDQLLDRFQRDPTLRPRDVIVMVPDVEAYAPQVQAVFGQVEPDDPRYLPFALSDRSRRGREPLLVALEQLLALPESRLAVSDLLDLLEVPALRRRFGIRDDGLQRLHAWIEGAGIRWGLDAAQRASLGLPDGLEQNTWQFGLRRMLLGYAVGGPGSDPGAWNGIEPYDEVGGLDAALVGQLDALLAALGRWWSRLGRDASPSQWAERLRELLRDFFEPEEEREQWLLTRLDDALEDWEAACQLARTDEPLPLTVVRESWLATIDEPGLSQRFLGGAVNVCTLMPMRAVPFRIVCLLGMNDGEYPRIPTPADFDLMARHYRPGDRSRREDDRYLFLEALLSAREQLYVSWVGRSVRDDSERPPSVLVTQLRDHVAAGWRLAAPEDSAGAGERRGLLEALTVEHPLQPFSPRNFPADGTGPLFTYAREWEPMHRSAPEVASDSGSRGPESAETGGAAAFPPLPERDVDALLTPEDLGRFLRNPVQHFFNRRLGVFFDEQAAAPEDHEPFSLDGLGKWEVRDRLAAAALAQPDEPAAWPVRIDAALQGLRRSGWFPIGGIGTRLADGLQNEVGDLLERYRHCAARFPGRIEGSRRLAFADAGVAVEGELAGLRADPEGRPAVLRHRVAKLRGSAPAWRYDALAFAWVQHLLANATGFGLTTLVVGTDADLEWRPLEREAAETALRGLLDGWREGQRAPLPVACQTACAWLEAEAMDKDPADSAGKVYAGNWNQPGEVGRSPYHARVYPTAESLIGALAFRHWAGVLYGPLLQATRADAEAGA, from the coding sequence ATGGCGGATGCGGGGTCTCTGGTGCCCGGCTTCATGGTGGTGCACGGCAACCGCATGCACGACCTGCGCGCGCTGGCCGTCGAATGGCTGCGTCGCTACCCGCTGTCGCCGCTGGAAAACGAGGTCATACTCGTCCAGAGCAACGGCATCGCCCAGTGGCTGAAGCTGGCCCTGGCCCGCGACCCCGGGCAGGATGACGGCGGCTGCGGCATCGCGGCCGCGCTGGACGTGCAGCTGCCGGCACGTTTCCTGTGGTCCGCCTACCGGGCGGTGCTCGGCGCCGACGCATTGCCCGACGAGTCACCGCTTGCGAAGTCGCCGCTCGCCTGGCGCCTGATGCGCCTGCTTCCGGAATGCCTCGAGGCGCCCCAGTTCGCTTCGCTCGCGCGTTTCCTTGGTGACGACCCCGACCTGCGCAAGCGCTGGCAGCTCGCGGGGCGCCTCGCCGATCTGTTCGACCAGTACCAGGTCTACCGTGCCGACTGGCTCGACGACTGGGCCGAGCGGCGGGATGTGTTGCGCGATGCGCACGGGGCGCCGCGCCCGCTGCCGGACGGGCAGTGCTGGCAGGCGGCGCTGTGGCGCGCAGTGCTCGACGACCTCGAGCCCGGGCAGCGGGAGCAGAGTCGGGCCGCGGTGCATCGGCGCTTCATGGCGCGAATCCCCGGGCTCGACCAGCGGCCGCCCGGGCTGCCACGGCGGGTCATCGTGTTCGGCATCTCGTCGTTGCCTGCCCAGGCGCTCGAGGCGCTCGAGGCGCTCGGGCGTCTGTGTCAGGTGTTGCTCTGCGTCCACAATCCCTGCGAGCACTACTGGGCCGACATCGTCGCGGACCGGGATCTATTGCGCGCGCAGCGCCAGCGCCAGGCCCGCAAGCCGGGCATGCCGGAGGATCTCGGCGACGCCGACCTGCATCAGCACGCGCACCCGCTGCTGGCAGCCTGGGGCAAGCAGGGGCGCGACTACATCCGCCTGCTCGATCTGCACGACGATCCGCAGCGCTACGGTCATCTGCTCGAGGCGCTGCGCTGGCAGCGGATCGACCTGTTCGAATCCCATGGCGGCACGACGCTCCTGAACCAGCTGCAGGACGACATCCGCGAACTTCGGCCGCTGCACGAGACGCGCGCGCACTGGCCGGCGGTGAACCCGGCCCTGGATCAGTCGCTGCGCTTTCATGTCGCGCACAGCCCCCAGCGCGAGGTGGAAGTCCTCCACGATCAACTGCTCGACCGCTTCCAGCGCGACCCGACACTGCGGCCGCGCGACGTGATCGTGATGGTTCCGGATGTCGAGGCTTACGCGCCGCAGGTGCAGGCGGTGTTCGGGCAGGTCGAACCCGACGATCCGCGCTATCTTCCATTCGCGCTGTCGGATCGCAGCCGGCGCGGCCGCGAGCCCCTGCTGGTGGCCCTCGAGCAGCTGCTCGCCCTGCCCGAATCGCGCCTCGCGGTCAGCGATCTGCTGGATCTGCTCGAGGTGCCGGCGTTGCGCCGGCGTTTCGGGATCCGCGACGACGGGCTGCAGCGGCTGCACGCCTGGATCGAGGGTGCCGGCATCCGCTGGGGGCTCGATGCCGCGCAGCGCGCGAGCCTCGGTCTGCCCGACGGCCTGGAGCAGAACACCTGGCAATTCGGACTGCGCCGCATGCTGCTCGGCTACGCGGTCGGCGGGCCGGGCTCGGATCCGGGCGCCTGGAACGGCATCGAGCCCTACGACGAGGTCGGAGGGCTCGATGCCGCGCTGGTCGGCCAGCTCGACGCGCTGCTTGCGGCACTCGGCCGCTGGTGGTCGCGGCTGGGTCGGGATGCGTCGCCCTCGCAATGGGCCGAACGCCTGCGCGAGCTGCTGCGCGATTTCTTCGAACCCGAGGAGGAGCGCGAGCAATGGTTGCTGACCCGGCTCGACGACGCGCTCGAGGACTGGGAGGCGGCCTGCCAACTCGCCCGCACCGACGAGCCCTTGCCGCTGACCGTGGTGCGCGAGAGCTGGCTCGCGACCATCGACGAACCCGGGCTGTCGCAGCGTTTTCTCGGCGGCGCGGTCAACGTCTGCACGCTGATGCCGATGCGCGCGGTGCCATTCCGGATCGTCTGCCTGCTCGGCATGAACGACGGCGAGTACCCGCGCATTCCGACCCCGGCGGATTTCGACCTGATGGCGCGCCATTACCGGCCGGGCGACCGCTCGCGCCGCGAGGACGACCGCTACCTGTTCCTCGAGGCATTATTGTCGGCGCGGGAACAGCTCTACGTCAGCTGGGTCGGCCGCAGCGTGCGCGATGACTCCGAGCGTCCGCCGTCGGTGCTGGTCACGCAACTGCGCGACCACGTCGCGGCGGGCTGGCGCCTGGCAGCGCCGGAGGATTCTGCCGGGGCGGGGGAGCGCAGGGGGCTGCTGGAGGCGCTGACCGTGGAGCATCCGCTGCAGCCGTTCAGCCCGCGGAACTTTCCCGCCGACGGAACGGGGCCGCTGTTCACCTATGCCCGCGAGTGGGAGCCAATGCACCGGTCGGCGCCGGAAGTTGCATCGGATTCGGGGTCCCGCGGGCCGGAATCGGCCGAAACGGGGGGCGCCGCGGCCTTCCCCCCCCTTCCGGAGCGGGATGTCGACGCGCTGTTGACGCCCGAGGATCTCGGCAGGTTTCTGCGCAACCCGGTGCAGCACTTCTTCAACCGGCGTCTCGGCGTGTTCTTCGACGAACAGGCCGCCGCCCCGGAGGACCACGAGCCGTTTTCGCTGGACGGGCTCGGGAAATGGGAGGTGCGCGACCGGCTTGCGGCCGCGGCGCTCGCGCAGCCGGACGAACCCGCTGCCTGGCCGGTACGGATCGACGCGGCGCTGCAGGGGCTGCGCCGCTCCGGCTGGTTCCCGATCGGCGGAATCGGTACGCGTCTGGCCGATGGGCTGCAGAACGAGGTCGGCGATCTGCTCGAGCGCTACCGGCATTGCGCCGCGCGCTTCCCCGGCCGGATCGAGGGATCGCGGCGGCTGGCCTTCGCCGATGCCGGCGTCGCCGTCGAAGGGGAGCTGGCCGGCTTGCGGGCGGATCCGGAGGGGCGGCCGGCGGTGCTGCGTCATCGCGTCGCCAAATTGCGCGGATCGGCTCCCGCCTGGCGCTACGACGCGCTGGCGTTCGCGTGGGTGCAGCACCTGCTGGCCAATGCGACCGGTTTCGGACTGACGACGCTGGTCGTCGGCACCGATGCCGATCTGGAATGGCGCCCGCTGGAACGCGAGGCAGCCGAAACAGCCCTGCGCGGGTTGCTCGATGGCTGGCGCGAAGGCCAGCGGGCACCGCTGCCGGTCGCGTGCCAGACCGCCTGTGCCTGGCTCGAGGCAGAGGCCATGGACAAGGATCCGGCCGATTCGGCCGGAAAGGTCTACGCGGGCAACTGGAATCAGCCCGGAGAGGTCGGACGCAGCCCGTATCACGCCCGGGTCTACCCCACTGCCGAGAGCCTGATCGGGGCGTTGGCGTTTCGGCACTGGGCCGGGGTGCTGTACGGGCCGTTGCTGCAGGCAACCCGAGCGGACGCGGAGGCCGGCGCATGA
- the recB gene encoding exodeoxyribonuclease V subunit beta, translating into MNRHGSGPSRAEQPPEGRGLPPGPPHAGAAVDAGVLELQNPAGLPLWGSRLIEASAGTGKTYTIAGLYLRLVLGHGGEQAFARPLAPPEILVVTFTDAATRELRSRIQERLLQAARHFRGEAGCPPDASLQRLLDDYLDPQARAASARRLEVAAEWMDQAAVSTIHGWCHRMLREHAFDSGSLFDQRLEADLAELRSEVVRDYWRCMVYPQRSPRLELLCAIVGSDPADLERAIAPLLALEPPRPVAIDELEAALDRRLETLDRVKRPWREDFDAVAASFRSALPELHGGKYRNAETLLEKMRAWAQDPALAQPDITGGGTERFSLQGMRERLKKNRSLPEPLHPAFERLDGYAGLPDESPERVLRHAAAWVRDRLEREQRRRAVLGFDDLLTGLDAALAGPGSERLAETIRAQFPVAMIDEFQDTDPTQYRIFDRIYRLEENRSEQGIFLIGDPKQSIYGFRGADIHSYLQARAATQGRHYTLGTNYRATDAFVQACNRLFGHGEAQPAGAFLFRDSSGANPVPFLPVRAQGLDEVFEVGATALPALTLAYLDDAEGIGKTRYLEDMAESCATAMVDLLQAGQSGQAAFRGVREARPVQPGDLAVLVRDRNEAAQIRRELGRRGVRSVYLSDRDSVYDAPEASDLLRWLRACAEPESERLLRAALATATLGLELPALDRLNHDEAHWEQRVLQFREYRRIWREQGVLPMLRRLLHDFGLPAALLRRTDGERALTNLLHLSELLQTASGELDGEQALIRHLARHLDGTAGAADEQVLRLESDEGLVQVVTIHKSKGLQYPLVFLPFICTFREQDGKNVPLFYRDADGRPRTSWRPEAEQVDAADRERLAEDLRLLYVAVTRARHACWLGIGPLAVGGGASKLHRSAVGHLLSGGEAIPPGTLENSLRRLAGDCRDIAVTPAPEPQELTYRVAAAGAATGGARRPERPAREHWWIASYSALRSGEPVAEAAAPLPEAADTALEERFAEAADEPALPQPSGSGRTDAGPHRFPRGPEPGTFLHGLLEWAAREGFGAVAQDPARLRDVVARRCRRRNWEHWVDPVSDWLARLLDAPLALPEADRPARLRELAVFQPELEFWFETHAVDATRIDDRVRTHILPRAVRPGVAPLRLNGMLKGFIDLVFEHGGRYYTLDYKSNWLGPDPADYAPGRLAARVLEHRYELQYVLYTLALHRLLQSRLPDYDYDRHVGGAVTWFLRGVDAPGAGLHRDRPPRALIVELDRMVRAEPPLRQEAPR; encoded by the coding sequence ATGAACCGTCACGGTTCCGGGCCGTCGCGCGCCGAGCAGCCGCCGGAAGGCCGCGGTTTGCCGCCGGGTCCGCCACACGCAGGGGCTGCGGTTGATGCCGGCGTCCTGGAGTTGCAGAACCCCGCCGGTCTGCCGCTGTGGGGCAGCCGGCTGATCGAGGCCAGCGCGGGTACCGGCAAGACCTACACCATCGCCGGGCTGTACCTGCGGCTGGTGCTCGGACACGGCGGCGAGCAGGCGTTCGCGCGGCCGCTGGCGCCGCCGGAGATCCTGGTGGTGACGTTCACCGATGCCGCGACGCGTGAGCTGCGCTCCCGGATCCAGGAGCGGCTGCTGCAGGCCGCGCGCCATTTCCGGGGCGAGGCGGGATGCCCACCCGACGCTTCACTGCAGCGGTTGCTCGACGACTATCTCGATCCGCAGGCCCGCGCCGCCTCTGCGCGCCGGCTCGAGGTCGCGGCGGAGTGGATGGACCAGGCCGCGGTCTCGACGATCCACGGCTGGTGCCACCGCATGCTGCGCGAACACGCGTTCGACAGCGGCAGCCTGTTCGACCAGCGGCTCGAGGCCGACCTCGCCGAGCTGCGCAGCGAAGTCGTGCGCGACTACTGGCGCTGCATGGTCTATCCGCAGCGCTCGCCACGGCTGGAGCTGCTGTGCGCGATCGTGGGTTCGGACCCGGCCGATCTCGAACGGGCGATTGCGCCGTTGCTGGCGCTGGAACCGCCCCGGCCGGTCGCGATCGACGAACTCGAGGCGGCGCTCGACCGGCGTCTCGAAACACTCGATCGGGTCAAACGCCCGTGGCGCGAGGACTTCGACGCGGTCGCAGCGAGCTTTCGCTCGGCGCTGCCGGAGCTGCACGGCGGCAAGTACCGCAACGCGGAAACGCTGCTCGAGAAGATGCGCGCCTGGGCGCAGGATCCCGCGCTGGCACAGCCGGACATCACCGGGGGCGGCACCGAGCGCTTCAGCCTGCAGGGCATGCGCGAGCGGCTGAAGAAGAACCGCAGCCTGCCCGAGCCGCTGCACCCTGCCTTCGAGCGGCTCGACGGCTACGCCGGACTGCCGGACGAGAGCCCCGAGCGGGTATTGCGCCACGCGGCGGCCTGGGTCCGCGACCGGCTCGAACGCGAGCAACGCCGGCGCGCGGTGCTGGGCTTCGACGACCTGCTGACCGGCCTCGACGCGGCGCTTGCCGGGCCCGGTAGCGAGCGCCTCGCGGAGACGATCCGTGCCCAGTTCCCGGTCGCGATGATCGACGAGTTCCAGGACACCGACCCGACGCAGTACCGGATCTTCGACCGGATCTACCGGCTCGAGGAGAACCGGTCCGAGCAGGGCATCTTCCTGATCGGCGACCCCAAGCAGTCGATCTACGGCTTCCGTGGCGCGGACATCCACAGCTACCTGCAGGCGCGCGCGGCGACGCAGGGCCGGCACTACACGCTCGGCACGAACTACCGCGCCACCGACGCGTTCGTGCAGGCCTGCAACCGGCTGTTCGGCCACGGCGAGGCGCAGCCAGCCGGCGCCTTCCTGTTCCGGGATTCCAGTGGTGCCAATCCCGTGCCGTTCCTGCCGGTGCGGGCGCAGGGGCTGGACGAGGTCTTCGAGGTCGGTGCCACGGCGCTGCCGGCGCTGACGCTGGCGTATCTCGACGACGCCGAGGGGATCGGCAAGACCCGATACCTGGAGGATATGGCCGAGAGCTGCGCCACCGCGATGGTCGATCTGCTGCAGGCGGGCCAGTCGGGGCAAGCGGCGTTCCGTGGGGTCCGGGAAGCGCGTCCGGTGCAGCCCGGCGACCTCGCCGTGCTCGTCCGCGACCGCAACGAGGCCGCACAGATCCGCCGCGAGCTGGGGCGGCGCGGCGTGCGCAGCGTCTATCTGTCGGACCGCGACTCGGTGTACGACGCTCCGGAAGCATCCGACCTGCTGCGCTGGCTGCGCGCCTGCGCCGAGCCTGAGTCCGAGCGCTTGCTGCGCGCCGCGCTCGCTACCGCGACGCTGGGGCTGGAGCTGCCCGCGCTCGACCGCCTGAATCACGACGAGGCGCACTGGGAACAACGGGTCCTGCAGTTCCGCGAGTACCGGCGGATCTGGCGCGAGCAGGGCGTGCTGCCGATGCTGCGCCGCCTGCTGCACGACTTCGGCCTGCCCGCAGCGCTGCTGCGGCGCACCGACGGCGAACGCGCGCTGACCAACCTGCTGCACCTGAGCGAGCTGCTGCAAACGGCCTCCGGCGAGCTCGACGGCGAGCAGGCGCTGATCCGCCATCTCGCCCGGCACCTCGACGGCACGGCCGGCGCAGCCGACGAGCAGGTGCTGCGGCTCGAGAGCGACGAGGGGCTGGTGCAGGTCGTGACCATCCACAAGTCCAAGGGTCTGCAGTATCCGCTGGTGTTCCTGCCATTCATCTGCACTTTCCGGGAGCAGGATGGGAAGAACGTTCCGCTGTTCTACCGCGACGCCGACGGCCGGCCCCGGACCAGCTGGCGGCCGGAAGCGGAGCAGGTGGATGCTGCCGACCGCGAGCGCCTGGCCGAGGACCTGCGCCTGCTCTACGTCGCCGTGACCCGCGCGCGGCATGCCTGCTGGCTGGGGATCGGGCCGCTCGCGGTGGGCGGCGGCGCGAGCAAGCTGCACCGCAGCGCTGTTGGCCACCTGCTCTCCGGGGGCGAAGCGATTCCGCCCGGAACGCTGGAAAACTCGTTGCGGCGTCTCGCCGGGGATTGCCGCGACATCGCGGTGACGCCGGCGCCCGAACCGCAGGAGCTGACCTACCGTGTCGCCGCGGCGGGGGCCGCGACCGGCGGCGCGCGCCGGCCGGAACGACCCGCGCGCGAGCACTGGTGGATCGCGAGTTACAGCGCGCTACGCAGCGGCGAGCCGGTGGCCGAAGCCGCGGCCCCGCTCCCAGAGGCCGCCGACACCGCGCTCGAGGAGCGCTTCGCGGAGGCGGCGGACGAGCCCGCTCTGCCGCAGCCCTCCGGAAGTGGCCGGACCGACGCCGGTCCGCACCGCTTCCCGCGTGGCCCCGAGCCCGGCACCTTCCTGCACGGGCTGCTGGAATGGGCGGCGCGGGAGGGTTTCGGCGCAGTCGCGCAGGATCCGGCGCGGCTGCGCGACGTCGTGGCCCGGCGTTGCCGGCGGCGGAACTGGGAACACTGGGTCGATCCGGTCAGCGACTGGCTCGCGCGCTTGCTCGACGCACCGCTCGCGTTGCCCGAGGCCGACCGGCCGGCGCGCCTGCGCGAGCTCGCGGTCTTTCAGCCCGAGCTCGAGTTCTGGTTCGAGACCCATGCGGTGGATGCCACGCGGATCGACGACCGCGTTCGGACCCACATCCTGCCCAGGGCGGTCCGTCCGGGTGTCGCTCCCCTGCGGCTGAACGGGATGCTGAAGGGGTTCATCGATCTGGTGTTCGAGCACGGCGGGCGGTACTACACCCTGGACTACAAATCGAACTGGCTCGGGCCGGACCCGGCGGACTACGCGCCCGGGCGGCTCGCCGCGCGCGTGCTCGAGCACCGCTACGAGCTGCAATACGTGCTCTACACGCTGGCATTGCACCGGCTGCTGCAGTCGCGGCTTCCGGACTACGACTACGATCGGCACGTCGGCGGCGCGGTGACCTGGTTCCTGCGCGGTGTCGACGCGCCCGGAGCCGGCCTGCACCGTGACCGCCCGCCGCGCGCGCTGATCGTGGAACTGGACCGCATGGTGCGCGCGGAACCTCCGCTGCGGCAGGAGGCACCGCGATGA
- the recD gene encoding exodeoxyribonuclease V subunit alpha codes for MTRPEPAALSGPEPLLQLLARWVEHGWLRALDRSFAQFLHEQVPEAPPLLLLGAALASHQFGRGHVCLDLAAALADPDRALSLPPDGEPDAAPPPRPSSVLAGTTPQAWNAALGDDRLVGQGAGATPLVLADQRLYLRRLWECEQRIAEAVGERLGDSAALRANLDADAVRAWLDRLFGAKPEAGGTDWQRAACALAAGTRFAVITGGPGTGKTTTVVRLLALLQALHLGHGAQAPLRIRLAAPTGKAAARLNLSVAGAVHALAMPADALGAHIRAAIPTEVSTVHRLLGSRPDSRRFRHHPGHPLPLDVLVVDEASMIDLELMTAVFRALPAQARLILLGDKDQLASVEAGAVLGEICARAEAGHYTLDTAAWLERVSGEAVPEGMRDPGGERLDQQVVMLRRSYRFGEQSAIGRLARAVNGSDADAARRITASGPLPDVARIVLRGAPDTVLERHVLEGGGPSFATGTDRARPSGHAAYLRRMHEAHPGAAATPDALDHWARDVLEAHAGFQLLCAVRRGPWGVETLNRRVEAALRAEGLIPAGGIWYPGRPVIVTANDYGLGLMNGDIGVTLALPAQGEAGGGLRVAFPAGDGSGGLRWVLPSRLANVETVYAMTVHKAQGSEFDHAALLLPERENPVLTRELLYTAITRARRWFTLLEPREGVLEQAIARRVLRGSGLGDALRRATVRMDRDADDDR; via the coding sequence ATGACCCGGCCCGAGCCGGCTGCACTTTCCGGGCCTGAACCCTTGCTGCAGCTGCTCGCGCGCTGGGTGGAGCACGGCTGGCTGCGCGCGCTCGACCGTTCGTTCGCGCAGTTCCTGCACGAACAGGTACCCGAGGCACCGCCGCTGCTGCTGCTCGGCGCGGCGCTGGCCAGCCACCAGTTCGGGCGGGGACACGTCTGCCTGGACCTCGCGGCGGCGCTGGCGGACCCGGACCGTGCGCTGTCGCTGCCGCCCGACGGCGAGCCGGATGCCGCGCCGCCGCCGCGGCCGTCGTCGGTGCTTGCGGGCACGACCCCACAGGCGTGGAACGCCGCGCTCGGCGACGACCGGCTGGTCGGGCAGGGCGCCGGAGCGACGCCGCTGGTGCTCGCGGACCAGCGGCTGTACCTGCGCCGGCTTTGGGAATGCGAGCAGCGGATCGCCGAGGCCGTCGGCGAGCGGCTGGGCGATTCCGCCGCGCTGCGTGCGAACCTCGACGCCGATGCGGTGCGGGCCTGGCTCGACCGGCTGTTCGGCGCGAAGCCGGAAGCAGGCGGCACCGACTGGCAGCGCGCGGCCTGCGCGCTTGCCGCCGGCACCCGCTTCGCGGTGATCACCGGGGGCCCCGGAACCGGCAAGACGACGACGGTCGTGCGCCTGCTCGCACTGCTGCAGGCGTTGCATCTCGGCCACGGCGCGCAGGCGCCGCTGCGGATCCGGTTGGCCGCGCCCACCGGCAAGGCGGCGGCGCGGCTGAACCTGTCGGTCGCCGGTGCGGTGCACGCGCTGGCGATGCCCGCGGACGCGCTGGGAGCCCATATCCGCGCCGCGATCCCGACCGAGGTCAGCACCGTGCACCGGCTGCTCGGCAGCCGACCCGACAGCCGCCGCTTCCGGCACCACCCCGGCCATCCGCTGCCGCTCGACGTGCTGGTCGTCGACGAGGCGTCGATGATCGATCTGGAGCTGATGACTGCGGTGTTCCGCGCGCTGCCGGCGCAGGCCCGGCTGATCCTGCTCGGCGACAAGGACCAGCTTGCGTCGGTCGAGGCCGGTGCCGTGCTCGGCGAGATCTGTGCCCGTGCCGAAGCGGGTCACTACACGCTTGATACCGCGGCCTGGCTCGAGCGCGTCAGCGGCGAGGCGGTGCCGGAGGGGATGCGCGATCCGGGGGGCGAGCGCCTCGATCAGCAGGTGGTGATGCTGCGGCGCAGCTACCGCTTCGGGGAGCAGAGCGCGATTGGACGGCTGGCCCGCGCCGTGAACGGCAGTGACGCCGACGCCGCGCGCCGCATCACCGCATCGGGGCCGCTGCCCGATGTCGCGCGGATCGTGTTGCGCGGCGCGCCGGATACGGTGCTCGAGCGTCATGTGCTCGAGGGGGGCGGGCCGTCGTTCGCGACCGGTACGGATCGTGCCCGGCCGTCCGGTCATGCCGCCTACCTGCGGCGGATGCACGAGGCCCATCCCGGCGCGGCGGCGACGCCCGACGCGCTCGACCACTGGGCGCGGGACGTGCTGGAGGCCCACGCGGGCTTCCAGCTGCTGTGCGCGGTACGCCGCGGCCCCTGGGGCGTCGAGACGCTGAACCGCCGGGTCGAGGCCGCGCTGCGCGCCGAGGGCCTGATTCCCGCCGGCGGCATCTGGTATCCCGGACGTCCGGTGATCGTGACCGCGAACGACTATGGGCTAGGCCTGATGAACGGCGACATCGGCGTCACGCTGGCGCTGCCCGCGCAGGGGGAGGCGGGTGGCGGGCTGCGGGTCGCGTTTCCGGCCGGCGACGGCAGCGGCGGCCTGCGCTGGGTGCTGCCCAGCCGCCTGGCCAACGTCGAGACGGTCTACGCGATGACGGTGCACAAGGCGCAGGGCTCGGAGTTCGATCACGCGGCGCTGCTGCTTCCGGAGCGCGAGAACCCGGTGTTGACCCGCGAACTGCTCTACACCGCGATCACCCGTGCTCGGCGCTGGTTCACGCTGCTGGAACCGCGCGAGGGGGTGCTGGAACAGGCGATCGCGCGCCGGGTGCTGCGCGGCAGCGGTCTCGGCGATGCGCTGCGCCGGGCCACCGTTCGGATGGACAGGGATGCAGACGATGATCGATGA
- a CDS encoding DUF3293 domain-containing protein: protein MSAESPAATPELLAAYRAALYVVPVGPRVCRLRIGEPPPEPMRRWLAEHGPSGWLSAFNPGSRALPLLENLRRHQALFQRLRAEGFDALVGYASDPAGHWPDETSLLVPGIGRDRLNRLALDFGQVAFLALAPGEPPRMWLAHPEGPLPDPFGTEDG from the coding sequence ATGAGCGCTGAGTCTCCCGCCGCGACACCGGAGCTGCTCGCGGCGTACCGGGCCGCGCTGTACGTGGTGCCGGTCGGCCCCCGCGTCTGCCGGCTGCGCATCGGCGAGCCGCCGCCCGAGCCGATGCGGCGATGGCTCGCGGAGCACGGCCCGTCCGGCTGGCTCAGCGCGTTCAACCCGGGCAGCCGCGCGCTGCCGCTGCTGGAGAACCTGCGCCGTCACCAGGCGCTGTTCCAGCGCCTGCGGGCCGAAGGCTTCGACGCCCTGGTGGGCTACGCCAGCGACCCCGCCGGACACTGGCCCGACGAGACCAGCCTGCTGGTCCCGGGCATCGGCCGCGACCGGCTGAACCGGCTCGCTCTCGACTTCGGGCAGGTCGCTTTCCTGGCGCTTGCCCCCGGCGAGCCGCCCCGGATGTGGCTCGCCCACCCGGAGGGTCCGCTGCCGGATCCGTTCGGCACGGAAGACGGGTAG